A single window of Pseudoduganella plicata DNA harbors:
- a CDS encoding CocE/NonD family hydrolase: protein MRLRRRLIVPSFTLVSSLLAASSLAQTPPMAPDIAPKFEAPTDAADYVKKVVMIPMRDGVKLHTVIVMPKGTRGAPILLTRTPYNAAGRASRNASPSMLATLPQGDETFVREGYIRVFQDVRGKYGSEGDYVMTRPLRGPLNNTKTDHATDAWDTIEWLVKNVKESNGKVGMLGSSYEGFTVLMALADPHPALKVAVPMSPMVDGWRGDDWFHNGAFRVNTMHYLASQTTARGSGRELATGIYDDYDAVLRAGSVAGFAKQHGLDKLTYTKKLFEHPAYDSYWQHQALDRILGARKLTVPTMTVVGQWDQEDIYGAYAVYAALEPQDKDNTLNYLVVGPWRHSGVNYDGSTLGALKFTGDTALEFRRQFLQPFLNRHLKDEIVPATPPVLWYQTGTNYWQHLESWPRSTAAKAVYLQPGFKLDFTPPAGGAPYDEYVADPAKPVPFVPRPVRMLDRDVWQPWLVRDQRFVTDRPDVLSYLSEPLQVPMLLTGAPVVNLFAATTGTDADWIVKVIDVYPDEMPNQPAMGGYQLPVSMDIFRGRYRNSLESPSPVVANKVERYRFALPNVNHVILPGHRLMVQIQSSWFPLYDRNPQSWVPNIFHAQPADYVKATQRIYHAPDAASFVELPVQIPPPF from the coding sequence ATGCGTCTGCGTCGTCGGCTTATCGTCCCTTCCTTTACCCTCGTTTCCTCCCTGCTGGCCGCGTCGAGCCTGGCGCAGACACCGCCGATGGCACCCGATATCGCGCCGAAGTTCGAGGCGCCGACGGATGCGGCGGACTACGTCAAGAAAGTCGTGATGATCCCGATGCGCGACGGCGTCAAGCTGCACACGGTGATCGTCATGCCGAAGGGCACCAGGGGTGCGCCGATCCTGCTGACGCGCACGCCGTACAATGCGGCCGGACGCGCCAGCCGCAACGCCAGTCCGTCGATGCTCGCCACGCTGCCGCAGGGCGACGAGACGTTCGTGCGCGAGGGCTATATCCGCGTGTTCCAGGACGTGCGCGGCAAGTACGGCTCCGAAGGCGACTACGTGATGACGCGGCCCCTGCGCGGACCGCTGAACAACACGAAGACCGACCACGCGACGGACGCATGGGACACGATCGAATGGCTGGTCAAGAACGTCAAGGAGAGCAACGGCAAGGTCGGCATGCTGGGGTCCTCGTACGAAGGCTTCACGGTGCTGATGGCGCTGGCCGATCCGCATCCCGCGCTGAAGGTGGCCGTGCCGATGAGCCCCATGGTGGACGGCTGGCGCGGCGACGACTGGTTCCACAACGGCGCCTTCCGCGTCAACACGATGCACTACCTGGCCAGCCAGACGACGGCGCGCGGCAGCGGCAGGGAACTGGCGACGGGCATCTACGACGACTACGACGCCGTGCTGCGGGCCGGCTCCGTCGCCGGTTTCGCGAAACAGCATGGCCTGGACAAGCTGACCTACACGAAAAAGCTGTTCGAGCATCCGGCCTACGACAGCTACTGGCAGCACCAGGCCCTCGACCGCATCCTGGGCGCGCGCAAGCTGACCGTGCCGACAATGACGGTGGTGGGGCAGTGGGACCAGGAGGACATCTACGGCGCCTACGCGGTGTACGCGGCGCTGGAGCCGCAGGACAAGGACAACACCCTCAATTACCTTGTCGTGGGGCCGTGGCGCCACAGCGGCGTGAATTACGACGGCTCCACCCTGGGTGCGCTGAAGTTCACGGGCGACACGGCGCTGGAGTTCCGGCGTCAGTTCCTGCAGCCCTTCCTGAACCGCCACCTGAAGGACGAGATCGTGCCGGCCACGCCGCCCGTGCTGTGGTACCAGACGGGCACGAATTACTGGCAGCACCTGGAAAGCTGGCCGCGGTCGACGGCTGCGAAAGCGGTCTACCTGCAGCCCGGCTTCAAGCTGGACTTCACGCCGCCGGCGGGAGGCGCGCCGTATGACGAATACGTGGCCGATCCGGCCAAGCCCGTGCCGTTCGTGCCGCGGCCTGTACGCATGCTTGATCGCGACGTGTGGCAGCCATGGCTGGTGCGCGACCAGCGTTTTGTTACCGACCGGCCGGACGTGCTGAGTTATCTGTCCGAACCGCTGCAGGTGCCCATGCTGCTGACGGGCGCACCCGTCGTCAATCTGTTCGCCGCCACCACGGGCACGGATGCCGACTGGATCGTCAAGGTCATCGATGTCTATCCGGACGAGATGCCGAACCAGCCCGCCATGGGCGGCTACCAGCTGCCGGTATCCATGGACATCTTCCGGGGCCGCTACCGCAACAGCCTGGAGTCGCCGTCGCCGGTCGTCGCCAACAAGGTGGAGCGGTACCGTTTCGCATTACCGAACGTCAACCACGTCATCCTGCCCGGCCACCGGCTGATGGTGCAGATCCAGTCGAGCTGGTTCCCGCTGTACGACCGCAATCCGCAAAGCTGGGTGCCGAACATCTTCCATGCCCAGCCGGCCGACTACGTCAAGGCAACGCAGCGCATCTACCACGCGCCGGACGCCGCCAGCTTCGTCGAACTGCCGGTCCAGATACCCCCACCGTTCTGA
- a CDS encoding SDR family oxidoreductase, whose translation MTQLNPQQKIVLITGASSGIGAATARQLAAAGHHVVLGARRTDRLELLAAQIRAAGGSADYRALDVTDAGDVQSFALAAHAKHGRIDVLINNAGVMPLSRLDALKLNEWDRMIDVNVRGVLHGIAAVLPLMQQAKSGQIVNLSSIGGHAVSPTAAVYCATKFAVRAISEGLRQEVGGDIRVTVISPGVTESELAESISDEGGREEMREFRRIAIGADAVARAIAYAIEQPADVDVSEIIVRPTASPY comes from the coding sequence ATGACGCAACTGAACCCACAGCAAAAAATCGTCCTGATCACGGGCGCCAGCAGTGGCATCGGCGCCGCCACGGCGCGGCAGCTGGCGGCCGCCGGCCACCATGTCGTACTGGGTGCGCGCCGCACCGACCGTCTCGAACTGCTGGCCGCGCAAATCCGTGCCGCCGGCGGCAGCGCCGACTACCGGGCGCTCGACGTGACGGATGCCGGTGACGTGCAGTCGTTCGCGCTCGCGGCCCACGCAAAGCACGGCCGCATCGATGTGCTCATCAACAATGCGGGGGTGATGCCGCTGTCCCGCCTGGACGCGTTGAAACTGAACGAGTGGGATCGCATGATCGACGTGAACGTGCGCGGCGTCCTGCACGGCATCGCCGCCGTGCTGCCGCTGATGCAGCAGGCGAAGTCCGGGCAGATCGTCAACCTGTCGTCGATCGGCGGCCACGCCGTCAGCCCGACGGCGGCCGTCTACTGCGCCACCAAGTTCGCAGTGCGCGCCATTTCGGAAGGGCTGCGGCAGGAAGTGGGTGGCGACATCCGTGTCACGGTGATCTCGCCGGGCGTGACAGAGTCGGAGCTGGCCGAGTCGATCTCGGACGAAGGCGGACGGGAAGAGATGCGCGAATTCCGCCGGATCGCCATCGGCGCCGACGCCGTCGCCCGCGCCATTGCCTATGCGATAGAACAGCCGGCAGACGTCGACGTCAGCGAAATCATCGTCCGGCCGACGGCCAGCCCGTATTAA
- a CDS encoding MFS transporter, which translates to MNDHRPEPAIVQAASPGNLNFVLVCVFIDMLGIGLIVPVLPILVGEFVATREAQTLWYGILTATFGLMQFIFMPMLGAISDRIGRRPVLLYSMAGMGLNFLATAWAPNLACLFIGRVIGGMSSASMSVASAYASDISTHDNRARSFGKIGAAFGLGFIAGPMLGGLLGGIDLHLPFYVAAALSAANFVYGWLYVPESLPEAQRGKFRLTRVNPLAGLIKLGRRRDIRGLVIVYTLVTMAQMMLHSTWVLYTHFRFGWTPTQNGIALFCVGVAAAVVQAALLGVFIRWFGEVRLSLLGLTSGAITYLLYGLATQGWMMYVFILCNLLAFAAGPALQGIVSKSTPAGEQGELMGSLQSIGSVGIVLMPLAGGLLLGEVSHLPPSDWRIGATFFVSAAMQAVAILVARRYFRDHHLRA; encoded by the coding sequence ATGAACGATCACCGTCCCGAACCTGCCATCGTCCAGGCGGCATCGCCCGGCAACCTCAATTTCGTGCTGGTCTGCGTCTTTATCGACATGCTGGGGATCGGGCTGATTGTGCCGGTGCTGCCGATCCTGGTCGGCGAATTCGTCGCCACGCGCGAAGCGCAGACGCTGTGGTACGGCATCCTTACCGCCACGTTCGGCCTGATGCAGTTCATTTTCATGCCCATGCTGGGGGCGATCAGCGACCGCATCGGCCGCCGCCCCGTGCTGCTGTATTCGATGGCGGGGATGGGGCTCAATTTCCTGGCCACGGCATGGGCGCCGAACCTGGCCTGCCTGTTCATCGGCCGCGTCATCGGCGGCATGTCGTCGGCCAGCATGTCGGTGGCATCGGCGTATGCGTCGGACATCTCCACGCACGACAACCGGGCCAGGAGCTTCGGCAAGATCGGCGCCGCGTTCGGGCTGGGCTTCATTGCCGGTCCGATGCTGGGGGGCCTGCTGGGCGGCATCGACCTGCACCTGCCGTTCTACGTGGCGGCGGCGCTGTCGGCCGCGAACTTCGTCTACGGCTGGTTGTATGTGCCCGAATCGCTGCCGGAAGCGCAGCGCGGCAAGTTCCGCCTGACGCGCGTGAACCCGCTGGCCGGCCTGATCAAGCTGGGGCGCCGCCGTGACATCCGCGGGCTCGTCATCGTGTATACGCTCGTGACGATGGCGCAGATGATGCTGCACTCGACGTGGGTGCTGTACACGCACTTCCGCTTCGGCTGGACGCCCACGCAGAACGGCATCGCGCTGTTTTGCGTGGGCGTGGCCGCCGCCGTCGTGCAGGCGGCGCTGCTGGGCGTGTTCATCCGCTGGTTCGGCGAGGTGCGGCTGTCGCTGCTTGGCCTGACGTCGGGCGCCATCACCTACCTGCTGTACGGCCTGGCGACGCAGGGCTGGATGATGTACGTCTTCATCCTTTGTAATCTGCTGGCGTTTGCCGCCGGCCCCGCACTGCAGGGCATCGTGTCGAAATCGACGCCCGCCGGCGAACAGGGTGAGCTGATGGGTTCGCTGCAGTCCATCGGCAGCGTCGGCATCGTCCTCATGCCGCTGGCGGGCGGCCTGCTGCTGGGCGAGGTAAGCCACCTGCCCCCATCGGACTGGCGCATCGGCGCCACGTTCTTCGTCAGCGCGGCGATGCAGGCCGTTGCCATCCTGGTGGCGCGGCGCTACTTCCGCGACCACCACCTGCGCGCCTGA
- a CDS encoding HD domain-containing protein codes for MTSATARLSDWQPRLEALARAAAGDDDGAHDINHLHRVWGNARRLLADHAEADALVVLAACYLHDLVNLPKNHPERHLASRQAAGRARAELDALNFPAELLSGVVHAIETHSFSAGLSPETIEAAIVQDADRLDALGAVGLARMFYTAGRMGSALAHDLDPAGLHRPLDDKAYSLDHIAVKLATLPATMRTPAGRRLGEERLRQLYAFRDTFIAEWRGE; via the coding sequence ATGACCTCCGCCACCGCCCGCCTGTCCGACTGGCAGCCCCGGCTCGAAGCGCTTGCCCGGGCCGCCGCCGGCGACGACGACGGCGCCCACGACATCAACCACCTGCACCGCGTCTGGGGCAATGCGCGCCGCCTGCTGGCGGACCATGCGGAGGCCGATGCGCTGGTCGTGCTGGCGGCCTGCTACCTGCATGACCTGGTCAACCTGCCGAAAAACCATCCGGAACGGCACCTCGCCTCGCGCCAGGCGGCCGGGCGCGCCCGCGCCGAGCTGGACGCATTGAACTTTCCCGCCGAGCTGCTGTCCGGCGTGGTTCACGCGATCGAGACGCACAGTTTTTCCGCCGGCTTGAGCCCGGAAACCATCGAGGCGGCCATCGTGCAGGACGCCGACCGGCTCGATGCGCTGGGCGCCGTCGGCCTGGCGCGGATGTTTTATACGGCGGGACGCATGGGCAGCGCGCTGGCGCACGATCTCGATCCGGCCGGGTTGCATCGACCGCTGGACGACAAGGCCTATTCCCTCGACCATATCGCCGTCAAGCTGGCCACGCTGCCGGCGACGATGCGCACCCCTGCCGGTCGCCGCCTCGGCGAGGAGCGGCTACGCCAGCTGTACGCGTTTCGCGACACCTTCATCGCCGAGTGGCGCGGCGAATGA
- a CDS encoding methyl-accepting chemotaxis protein gives MNFFGNIAIGRRLAMGFAVTILLGILIAAIAIWRMHDVSVATHEMMSSPLAKERMIGDWSSKIDSAIRRTSAIARSADPSLAKYFAEESKASSAISAELQKKIEALLEADDEKALFGRITEQRKLYLSTRDEVAKLKAAGDLEGAQKAFDGGFAPAAAAYQVLMADLLKMQRARIDATASEIDAIGERSRNLLIVLAALTLALGTFSAWTLTVGITGPLREAVDAARRVASGDLTGTIVARTQDESGQLLRALGEMNQSLFNIVTQVRSGTESIRVASSEIASGNHDLSARTEQQAGALEETASSMEELTSTVRTNADNARQANQMATAAASAAAKGGDVVQQVVGRMNAIDASSRRIVDIIGTIDGIAFQTNILALNAAVEAARAGEQGRGFAVVASEVRNLAQRSAAAAKEIKELIGDSVAEVAEGNKLVAQAGASMEEIVTSVRRVNDVISEIATASNEQSAGIEEVNQAIVQMDSVTQQNAALVEQSAAAAESMQQQAGALAEVVGVFRTGAAAPAASVAWPVAKAAVKTAEKPAATKAVAVRAPVARKPVAETSDWEEF, from the coding sequence ATGAATTTCTTCGGAAACATCGCCATCGGCAGGCGGCTCGCAATGGGCTTTGCCGTCACTATCCTGCTCGGCATCCTGATCGCCGCCATCGCCATCTGGCGCATGCACGACGTGTCTGTCGCCACGCATGAAATGATGTCCTCGCCGCTGGCAAAGGAACGCATGATCGGCGACTGGTCCAGCAAGATCGACAGCGCCATCCGCCGCACGTCGGCCATCGCCAGGTCGGCCGATCCGTCGCTGGCAAAGTATTTTGCCGAGGAGTCGAAGGCTTCCAGCGCGATTTCCGCCGAGCTGCAGAAGAAGATCGAGGCGCTGCTGGAGGCCGATGACGAGAAGGCGCTGTTCGGCCGCATTACGGAACAGCGCAAGCTGTATCTGTCCACCCGCGACGAGGTGGCGAAGCTGAAGGCGGCGGGCGATCTCGAAGGCGCGCAGAAGGCGTTCGATGGCGGCTTTGCGCCTGCCGCGGCGGCCTATCAGGTCCTGATGGCGGACCTGCTGAAGATGCAGCGTGCGCGCATCGATGCGACGGCGAGCGAAATCGACGCCATCGGTGAGCGCAGCCGCAACCTGCTGATCGTGCTGGCCGCGCTGACGCTGGCGCTGGGCACGTTCAGCGCCTGGACCCTGACGGTCGGTATCACCGGCCCGCTGCGCGAAGCCGTCGATGCGGCCCGCCGAGTGGCCAGCGGCGACCTGACCGGCACCATCGTGGCACGCACCCAGGACGAGTCGGGCCAGCTGCTGCGCGCGCTGGGCGAGATGAACCAGTCGCTGTTCAATATCGTCACGCAGGTGCGCAGCGGTACCGAGAGCATCAGGGTCGCATCCAGCGAGATCGCCTCCGGCAACCATGACCTGTCGGCCCGCACGGAACAGCAGGCCGGCGCGCTGGAGGAAACGGCGTCGTCGATGGAAGAACTGACGTCGACCGTGCGCACCAACGCCGACAACGCCCGCCAGGCCAACCAGATGGCGACCGCAGCCGCCAGCGCCGCGGCCAAGGGCGGCGACGTGGTGCAGCAGGTGGTCGGCCGCATGAACGCGATCGACGCGTCGTCGCGCCGCATCGTCGACATCATCGGCACCATCGACGGCATCGCCTTCCAGACCAATATCCTGGCGCTGAACGCCGCGGTGGAGGCGGCACGCGCCGGCGAGCAGGGACGCGGCTTTGCCGTCGTCGCATCGGAAGTGCGCAACCTGGCGCAGCGTTCCGCCGCGGCGGCGAAGGAAATCAAGGAACTGATCGGCGACTCCGTGGCCGAAGTGGCCGAGGGTAACAAGCTGGTGGCCCAGGCGGGTGCGTCGATGGAAGAAATCGTCACCAGCGTGCGCCGCGTGAACGACGTGATCAGCGAAATCGCCACGGCCAGCAACGAGCAGAGCGCCGGTATCGAGGAAGTCAACCAGGCCATCGTGCAGATGGACAGCGTGACGCAGCAGAACGCGGCCCTGGTCGAGCAGTCGGCCGCCGCAGCGGAATCGATGCAGCAGCAGGCAGGCGCGCTGGCCGAGGTGGTGGGCGTGTTCCGTACCGGCGCGGCGGCACCGGCGGCATCGGTTGCCTGGCCGGTCGCCAAGGCTGCCGTGAAAACCGCAGAGAAGCCTGCGGCGACGAAAGCCGTCGCCGTGCGCGCGCCCGTTGCGCGCAAGCCGGTGGCCGAGACGTCGGATTGGGAAGAGTTCTGA
- a CDS encoding ribonuclease HI family protein, translating to MTTPLPPRAAAQALAAAARLARRSVPPTPAQWRAWFDGSATPNPGRIGIGALLLGPRGERLEISRQAGHGSSGDAEYLALIAVLEQAATLGVTELVVYGDSQVVVHDVLLTAGAGAKGLEHHRAAAAVLIARMGDVALRWVPRHRNGAADALSQQALAAAP from the coding sequence ATGACGACTCCCCTGCCGCCCCGCGCCGCCGCACAGGCGCTGGCCGCCGCCGCCCGGCTCGCGCGCCGCAGCGTGCCGCCGACACCCGCGCAATGGCGCGCGTGGTTCGACGGCTCGGCCACGCCCAACCCCGGCCGTATCGGCATCGGCGCCCTGCTGCTGGGCCCACGGGGCGAGCGGCTCGAGATCAGCCGGCAGGCCGGTCATGGCAGCAGCGGCGATGCCGAATACCTGGCCCTGATCGCAGTGCTGGAACAGGCCGCAACCCTTGGCGTAACGGAGCTGGTCGTGTACGGCGACAGCCAGGTCGTCGTGCACGACGTGCTGCTGACGGCCGGCGCCGGTGCCAAGGGACTGGAACACCATCGCGCCGCGGCGGCGGTATTGATTGCCCGGATGGGCGACGTGGCGTTGCGCTGGGTACCGCGGCATCGCAACGGCGCCGCCGATGCGCTGTCGCAGCAGGCGTTAGCGGCAGCGCCATGA
- a CDS encoding YXWGXW repeat-containing protein — MIKPTILAAVVLGAATLLPAQAMAQVDVNLVIGTAPPPLRYEMVPQPRSGYVWAPGYWAWDGYRHVWVGGNWLHERPGYAYAGPRWIERRGNWVWEQARWNRFSPRGDMDHDGVPNRYDRDRDGDGVPNRYDRHDGRYRSGWDHAPQRAWQHNGWHSDGRNRDGWNRGGRRDQDHDGVPNRYDRDRDGDGVPNRYDRDRDGDGVSNRRDYRPDNPYRN; from the coding sequence ATGATCAAGCCAACCATCCTCGCAGCGGTCGTCCTGGGCGCGGCCACCTTGCTGCCGGCGCAGGCGATGGCCCAGGTGGACGTCAATCTCGTGATCGGGACGGCCCCGCCGCCGCTGCGTTATGAAATGGTTCCGCAGCCACGCAGCGGGTACGTATGGGCGCCCGGCTACTGGGCATGGGACGGCTACCGTCACGTCTGGGTCGGCGGCAACTGGCTGCACGAGCGCCCGGGCTATGCCTACGCCGGGCCACGCTGGATCGAACGCCGCGGCAACTGGGTCTGGGAGCAGGCGCGCTGGAACCGCTTCAGCCCGCGCGGCGACATGGACCACGACGGCGTGCCGAACCGCTATGACCGCGACCGCGACGGCGACGGCGTCCCGAACCGCTACGACCGGCACGACGGCCGCTATCGGAGCGGCTGGGATCATGCCCCGCAGCGCGCCTGGCAACACAACGGCTGGCATAGCGATGGCCGAAACCGCGATGGCTGGAACCGGGGCGGCCGTCGCGACCAGGATCACGATGGCGTGCCGAACCGCTATGACCGCGACCGCGACGGCGACGGCGTGCCGAATCGCTACGATCGCGACCGCGACGGCGACGGCGTGTCGAACCGGCGCGACTATCGTCCGGACAATCCTTATCGCAACTGA
- a CDS encoding penicillin-binding transpeptidase domain-containing protein, which produces MRLDGGLLPADFDWRQYDALQATPAGFDPIRSRHELRQMSIGLRMQATPLQMAMAAGAIGQGATVAPRLLQSLDGRQAQTPAPRKLDVRLDRIRAGMRGVVERGTAAKALRCAGCASVRAGLYGKTGTAPVEDDATVWFTGWLEPHTLPGQARRLAFAVFVSRSEAGGGDHAAPVMAALLATLTGGSVPER; this is translated from the coding sequence GTGCGCCTGGACGGCGGCCTGCTGCCGGCGGACTTCGACTGGCGCCAATACGACGCGCTGCAGGCCACGCCGGCCGGCTTCGATCCGATCCGCAGCCGGCACGAGTTGCGCCAGATGAGCATCGGGCTGCGCATGCAGGCGACGCCGTTGCAGATGGCGATGGCGGCCGGCGCCATTGGCCAGGGTGCGACGGTAGCACCGCGGCTGTTGCAGTCGCTGGATGGGCGCCAGGCGCAAACACCGGCGCCGCGCAAGCTGGACGTGCGCCTGGACCGCATCCGTGCCGGCATGCGCGGTGTGGTCGAGCGTGGCACGGCGGCCAAGGCATTGCGCTGCGCCGGCTGTGCGTCCGTGCGGGCGGGCCTGTACGGCAAGACAGGCACGGCGCCCGTGGAGGACGATGCGACGGTCTGGTTCACGGGCTGGCTGGAGCCGCACACGCTGCCCGGCCAGGCGCGCCGTCTGGCGTTTGCCGTTTTTGTGAGCCGTTCGGAAGCGGGCGGCGGCGACCATGCGGCGCCCGTCATGGCCGCGCTGCTGGCGACCCTGACGGGCGGCAGCGTGCCGGAACGATAA
- a CDS encoding SPFH domain-containing protein: MFKMFGAGGVRCPRCGQRNGGTDSGAQPYCGGCGLSLGAPRSEPVLQENRWVPAADELAVYFGVRELSGIFTKTLRVPATTRAYILQGETATEVTQGEYELEGFFQRLNNLLRDQHAEILITRTTPLPVEFSFSDLATAEHLKVAARFTVGIKVEQVAPFAQHFMTAPGTVTTRHLHELLAPMVRQIAAEFIGSRSLREMNANPDLRPQLDERLQAALRLRLAEFGLAAVQVETLALRHDKFDANRERIGSLWLVADERHVQLEHVKQLDQLYDEEEWQAIWRAEQKARTDYRRAELRQDATVDKAELALRESERLQAVRAREIDLYARVVESESRKHAFDKGAGAAVAELEHELAKKASQHAGAVAEWEHVRRLAQIRMRTELEVAQQAGVEERALARQRFTHGLHLQQIRNQMEQALAIEDASARRAQTKRLQQAEIDAQRREAEFEAEHHQARFQGVALANLARRREAERVQEWEEELHLARKRELARGEGGKDAEATARLDELRRGGASAEALAQHEKLLRTIEADGIAQRQANAVAIEADEQRLALKLREHEAQWQQELRRMEHEREERFARWRHEYDTLAAQQNHAAELARIEIERIQAVGTLSDTGKIALADTPNAQALAQLMKTQAHAGMSPEQLQALAGVVAAENSISQLDAMRLAQQGVADERSRTDAQQDKDRQHQLELLKLQNATHANALAAQMQLGVGVAQAGAPVHHHHAAAPAGARVCVNGHPVPADRPDAKFCAECGVPLQR; encoded by the coding sequence ATGTTCAAGATGTTTGGTGCCGGTGGCGTACGTTGTCCCCGCTGCGGACAGCGCAACGGTGGCACGGACAGTGGCGCGCAACCCTATTGCGGTGGCTGCGGCCTGTCGCTGGGCGCGCCGCGCAGCGAGCCGGTGCTGCAGGAAAACCGCTGGGTGCCGGCGGCCGACGAACTGGCCGTCTATTTTGGCGTGCGCGAGTTGTCCGGCATCTTCACCAAGACGCTGCGCGTGCCCGCCACCACGCGCGCCTACATCCTGCAGGGCGAAACGGCCACCGAGGTGACGCAGGGCGAATACGAACTGGAAGGCTTCTTCCAGCGCCTGAACAACCTGCTGCGCGACCAGCATGCGGAGATCCTCATCACCCGCACCACGCCGCTGCCCGTCGAGTTCTCGTTTTCCGACCTGGCCACGGCCGAACACCTGAAGGTCGCGGCCCGCTTCACCGTCGGCATCAAGGTGGAACAGGTGGCCCCGTTTGCCCAGCACTTCATGACGGCGCCGGGTACCGTGACGACGCGCCATCTGCACGAGCTGCTGGCGCCCATGGTGCGCCAGATCGCCGCGGAGTTCATCGGCTCGCGCTCGCTGCGTGAAATGAACGCCAATCCCGACCTGCGCCCGCAGCTGGACGAGCGGCTGCAGGCCGCATTGAGGCTGCGCCTGGCGGAATTCGGCCTGGCCGCCGTGCAGGTCGAAACCCTGGCGCTGCGGCACGACAAGTTCGATGCCAACCGGGAGCGCATCGGCAGCCTGTGGCTGGTGGCGGACGAGCGCCACGTGCAGCTGGAGCACGTCAAACAGCTCGACCAGTTGTACGACGAGGAAGAGTGGCAGGCCATCTGGCGCGCCGAGCAGAAGGCGCGCACCGACTACCGGCGCGCCGAACTGCGCCAGGATGCCACGGTGGACAAGGCCGAACTGGCGCTGCGCGAGTCCGAGCGCCTGCAGGCCGTGCGGGCCCGCGAGATCGACCTGTATGCCCGTGTCGTCGAATCGGAATCGCGCAAGCATGCGTTCGACAAGGGCGCCGGTGCAGCGGTGGCGGAGCTGGAACACGAGCTGGCGAAAAAGGCGTCGCAGCACGCCGGTGCCGTCGCCGAATGGGAACACGTGCGCCGGCTGGCGCAGATCCGCATGCGCACGGAGCTGGAAGTGGCGCAGCAGGCGGGGGTGGAAGAGCGCGCGCTGGCGCGCCAGCGTTTCACGCATGGGTTGCACCTGCAGCAGATCCGCAACCAGATGGAGCAGGCGCTGGCGATCGAGGACGCATCGGCCCGCCGCGCCCAGACGAAACGCCTGCAGCAGGCGGAAATCGATGCGCAGCGGCGCGAAGCCGAGTTCGAGGCGGAGCACCACCAGGCGCGCTTCCAGGGTGTGGCGCTGGCCAACTTGGCGCGCCGGCGCGAGGCCGAACGCGTGCAGGAATGGGAAGAGGAGCTGCACCTGGCGCGCAAGCGCGAGCTGGCCCGCGGCGAGGGCGGCAAGGATGCCGAAGCGACGGCGCGGCTGGACGAGCTGCGTCGCGGCGGCGCCAGTGCCGAAGCGCTGGCCCAGCATGAAAAGCTGCTGCGCACGATCGAGGCGGACGGCATCGCCCAACGCCAGGCCAACGCGGTGGCAATCGAGGCGGACGAACAGCGCCTGGCGCTGAAGCTGCGCGAGCATGAAGCGCAGTGGCAGCAGGAGCTGCGCCGCATGGAGCACGAGCGCGAGGAACGCTTTGCCCGCTGGCGTCACGAATACGACACGCTGGCCGCGCAGCAGAACCATGCGGCCGAACTGGCGCGCATCGAAATCGAACGGATCCAGGCCGTGGGCACGCTGTCGGACACCGGCAAGATCGCGCTGGCCGACACGCCCAACGCGCAGGCGCTGGCGCAACTGATGAAAACGCAGGCCCACGCGGGCATGAGTCCCGAGCAGCTGCAGGCGCTGGCCGGTGTCGTCGCGGCCGAAAACAGTATCAGCCAGCTCGATGCGATGCGCCTCGCCCAGCAGGGCGTCGCCGATGAACGCAGCCGCACGGACGCGCAGCAGGACAAGGACCGCCAGCACCAGCTGGAGCTGCTGAAACTGCAGAATGCCACACATGCCAATGCGCTGGCGGCGCAGATGCAGCTGGGTGTCGGCGTCGCGCAGGCCGGCGCGCCGGTGCACCATCATCACGCGGCCGCGCCCGCGGGAGCACGCGTCTGCGTCAATGGCCATCCCGTGCCGGCGGACCGGCCGGACGCGAAGTTCTGCGCGGAGTGCGGCGTGCCGCTGCAGCGGTAA